Below is a genomic region from Granulicella sp. L56.
CGCGAACGTTGTCCGCATCGTCGGCACCGGCCTGTGCGTGCAGTACTGGGACCCGGACAAAGCGGTTGGGTTCTTTCACGAATTTTCCGGCTGGGTCATGTTCGTCATCTCCCTCTGTTGCCTGTACCTCGTCCACCGGGCGATGCAGCTTATCTGGCCGACGACTGGGGAAAAAGCATGAAGTCACCCAAATTCTGGACGGTTGTCCTCCTTCTTGTCGTCACTGCTCTAATCCTGCACAGCCGCGGCGATACCGACCGCGTGCCCCCCAGCGAGCCCTTGAAACTGATGCCGGAGACGATCGGCTCATGGACAGCACAGGACCTGCCCATCGCCGACGACGTTCTTTCTGTGCTGGGCAAGGGCGATTTTCTCAACCGCATCTACACCAGCTCACAGCCTGTCAACATCAGCCAAACATCTGAGCCAGTTGCTGCTAACCTGCCGATCGGGCTCTTCATTGGCTACTTTCCCACGCAGCGCACGGGCCAGACCATGCACTCACCTCAGAATTGCCTGCCGGGAGCGGGCTGGACGTTCGATTCCCGCCGCTACATCAACCTGAAAGACGTGAATGGCAAAAGCTACAGGGTGGGCGAATACCAGATCAGCAATGGGGAGATCCGACAGTTCGTCATTTACTGGTATCAGGCGCATGGACGGAGCATTCCCAATGAATATGTCGCAAGGGCCTATATGGTCGCCGACGCCATCCGCCTGGACCGCACCGATGGAGCGCTGGTGCGCGTCATCACACAAATTGCGCCGACAGAGACGGTGGCGGATGCCCGCGAACGCGCGGTTCACTTTACCAGCCTGATGGCACCCATGCTGTCCCGGTTCATACCGAACTAAGGACAAGATGGAACGGAAATTGCTCAGGGGTGAAGTGAGTACCCTATATCGCTCCATAGCAAAGAGAGCAAGCATTACGAGATAAAGTTTGTTTGAAAAGGATCGAGGAAAGTAATGAAGAAATCACTGACTCCGGCGGCATATCGAGTTTTGGTAGTTTTGGGCCTGGCCGTGACACTTGGCCTCAATATGGGCTGCAAACGCGACCCCAATAAGCTGAAGCACAGCTATCTGGACAGCGGAAAGCGGTATGAGGACCAGGGCAAGCTGAAGGAAGCCGCCATCCAGTTCTCGAATGCGTTGAAGGTAGACCACAACTTCGGCGACGCACACTACGAGCTGTCGAAGGTCTATCTCAAGCAGGGCGCCATGATGCAGGGCTATGCGGAGTTGATGCGCACCGTCGACCTGCAACCGAACAACCTAAAGGCACGCATTGACCTGGGCAACCTGCTGCTGGCGGGCCATCAGTCGGACAAAGCCGCCGACCAGGCAAATGCAGTTCTTGCACTGGACACCAATAATGCCGATGCCTACGCTCTGCTCTCGAGCATTGCGGCGACCAAGGGAGATCGTGCCGAGGCGCTCAAGCAGATCAAGCAAGCTCTTACGCTCGATCCGAACCGTGCGACCTTCCATGCATCGCTTGGACTGCTTGAGAGCTCCGATCCAACCAGCGGCACCTCTGCCGAAGACGAGCTGCGCAAGGCAGTCTCGCTTGACGGCAAGAACGTGACGGCCCACCTTGTCCTGGCGGCGTTGCTGGAGAAGAAGAACGACCTGCAGGGAGCGGAGACCGAGTTGAAGAATGCCATTGCCGCCGATCCGAAGAACATCATCGCTCGGGCGAGCCTCGCCAACTTCTATATCCGCCGGAACGATAACGCGAAGGCGGAGGAGACCCTTCATCAGGCGACTGACGATCTAAATGATACGGGTACGGGTGCTGACCTGCTGGCGTCCTATTATTTGCGCACCAATCAGGTTGACAAGGCGGAGGCCGCTTATGCCGACCTGGTGTCGAAACATCCGAAGAGCGCTCCGCTGAAGCTCGTCTATGCGCAGATTCTGCTTCGCAAGCACGACATTCCGAAGGTGCGCGAGATCTCGGACGAGCTGAACAAGACGGATCCCAGCCTTCCTGAAGTGGCTGTTCTGAAGAGCATGATTCTGCTGAATGACAACAAGACGGACGAGGCATTCGGTGTGCTGCAGAAGGCAGCGAAGGCCAATCCGGATAATCTGCAGGTCAAGCTCTGGCTGGGTCGCGCGGCGATGGCGAAGGGCGACACCACTACCGCACAGCAGAGCTTCCGCGACGCTTCACGCATCAATCCGAAGAGCCTGGAGGCGCAGAGCGGCCTGGCACAGGTCTCGATGCAG
It encodes:
- a CDS encoding exosortase C-terminal domain/associated protein EpsI — protein: MKSPKFWTVVLLLVVTALILHSRGDTDRVPPSEPLKLMPETIGSWTAQDLPIADDVLSVLGKGDFLNRIYTSSQPVNISQTSEPVAANLPIGLFIGYFPTQRTGQTMHSPQNCLPGAGWTFDSRRYINLKDVNGKSYRVGEYQISNGEIRQFVIYWYQAHGRSIPNEYVARAYMVADAIRLDRTDGALVRVITQIAPTETVADARERAVHFTSLMAPMLSRFIPN
- a CDS encoding tetratricopeptide repeat protein, producing MKKSLTPAAYRVLVVLGLAVTLGLNMGCKRDPNKLKHSYLDSGKRYEDQGKLKEAAIQFSNALKVDHNFGDAHYELSKVYLKQGAMMQGYAELMRTVDLQPNNLKARIDLGNLLLAGHQSDKAADQANAVLALDTNNADAYALLSSIAATKGDRAEALKQIKQALTLDPNRATFHASLGLLESSDPTSGTSAEDELRKAVSLDGKNVTAHLVLAALLEKKNDLQGAETELKNAIAADPKNIIARASLANFYIRRNDNAKAEETLHQATDDLNDTGTGADLLASYYLRTNQVDKAEAAYADLVSKHPKSAPLKLVYAQILLRKHDIPKVREISDELNKTDPSLPEVAVLKSMILLNDNKTDEAFGVLQKAAKANPDNLQVKLWLGRAAMAKGDTTTAQQSFRDASRINPKSLEAQSGLAQVSMQLHDVTTLAQVAEATIAIAPQSAIPYLWRGMAEGSQKLWDKAEADFNQAIKLDPKNAEAYLELAQIRLIQKKIPEAQSLLEQSLQNNPNSARALSLLASTDLYQKQPAKALSRVQEQIAKSPQNSEMYDLLAGLQMQTGDAKGSLVSAQKAMQINPKDQAAVMAYARAQAATGDTGKAIATWQQWTKDHPNDAQAFTVLGTLQEAQSDRSGATDSYKKALSIDPDQAVASNNLAYLMTETGGNLDVALSLAQTARRAMPNSPDTADTLAWIYYQKGNYNSARDVLEDTVKTSPDSASIQYHLGMIYSKLSDKANAELHLKKAADLAPNTQTAKDAEKELGLIG